aaaaacaaattactaaAAGTCGCATAATGTTATAAAAAGCGTAAAATAATATATcgtacaaaattatttatacctTTTACTAGATAATAGCATTCACTACATTGGAAAAAATAACCCCTGGTATCTCCtagacattatttttttttttcagcaaacaAAGCAGACTCATGTAGACTCTGCGAACCACCCCGGTAGCTCTGTATCCATATGAACGACAAACGATGGTTTTTTCCTTGCACTGCGTGCAACACTGTCCGCCTTTGAATTCTGTGTCATATACATTATTTGTGAAGTAATTTAACACATCATTTTCACAATCATTTTCACCAGAAAATTATAACATGACATATTAGAATTGATGACATAGCTTATGGTTAAATGTGATGTAGCATActacatttaatgttaattttagtttttcgtAACTTTTGATAATATagtaataactcataaatcagcattaaaataaatctattcaaatatggcattaaataatatgatagtaaaaatctgaaaatttttacaaatttcgaaatattatttaagcatatttttataatcatacaatttttattattaaaaattttcaaaatgatatacaatattttttttaaaatttaaatttttaatcctaatatcatttatttctttttgactctacaaattttagaaattctgtttagttttatattttgataattatataaaaaattatatcgattttcttttattttagacaagttaatttaatatatcttaaccaaaataaataaataaaatttacctaaattatgcatttaaatataccttaaataaaattttaagtaaattaaattatttattttatcttaattttatgtttaactaaattagtatttatattaaaatattggtttcaaaaataatagaatctaaaacattaaaaaattattattattaagtataatttaaatttagaatttattgCTGCATATGGTGCATGAAAACACCTAGTATGATggtataaatagaaaaaaagtcGCATAATGTTATAAAAAGCGTAAAATAATGTATcgtacaaaattatttatacctTTAACTAGATAATAGCATTCCctacattgaaaaaaaaatatgagggTATAAGTAGAAAATTTgctatgtaaaataaaaaagaatctttttttttgtcaacaaaataaaaaagaatctaATAGAATATCATGTGTGTACTAGTCAAATTCAGAATCAcatcaaatataaatttaattattagcTTGAAACATAAGTTTCTAATATAACCAAAATATTACGTAGAAGTTTCTTTAACTACCTCACTGAGCATAATGAGTTTTTACCGGCAGTTAAAAGAGTTTGGGAATCCACTCAGCCCATTTTCCATTCGCGCCTAGCTCTGTCTAGATTCCATGCGAAGTTGAAACTGCTTAAATATGATATGAGAATGATAAACAATACGCATTACGGGGACTTACCAGGCCGAACAAAGCAAGATTTCGACGAGATGTGCTGCTGCCAGAATCAGGTGCTGCTTGACCCGAATCCTACAACCTTTGCCGCAGCAGCTGTAGCTTCAGATAGATGGAACAAACTTGCTCGTATAGAGGAGAAGTTCTTTCGACAGAAGTCTTGTATCAGATGGTTGGGTGCAGGTGATCAGAACACAGTTGTTTTTCATAGAGCTGTGCAGACAAGAACGTCTCGTAATACTATTAAGCGGCTTGTAAATGAGGCGGGAGAGACTCTGACCAAGCTCTCAGATATAAAGAAGGAAGCAGTTCAACACTTTCAGCGGTTTCTTCAGGTTCAGGATCAGGGGAATGGCGAGGATTCTTACCCAATGCTGCAGGATCTACTTACTTATAGGTGTGATACTGGTACTGTCTACAGGACTGGTAGCTCCTGTCTTGGGAGAGGAAATCAAATCTGCCCTACATGCTTTGCCGAATGATAAAGTTTCAGGTCCTGATGGGTTTACGAAGGAGTTTTTTGTTGCTGCATGGCCCATCATTGGGGATGAATTCATCATAGCAGTACAATCATTcttcttgtttgttttcttaCCCACGGGGATCAATGCAACGATTCTCTCACTCATCCCTAAAACAGAGGTGGCGCAGACTATGAAGGACTACAGACCAATCGCTTGTTGCAACCTGATTTACAAAGTCATCTCCAAAGTCTTAGCTCGTAGGCTCAAAGCAATCTTCCCGGAAGCTATTGAGCCTAATCAAACTGCATTCATCAAAGGAAGACTACTACTCGAGAATGTTCTGCTAGCTTCAGAGCTGGTGAATGGGTATCATAAGACCTCGCGGACTAGTTGAGCAACagtaaaatttgatatttcGAAGGCTTTTGATACGGTCAAGGGGTCGTTCATCACTTCGGTTCTGAAAGCAATAGGTTTACCTGCTCAGTTTATTCTATGGATTAGGGTCTGCATCTCTACGGCTGCTTTCTCGGTGAATGTCAATGGGAGTCTTGAGGGTTTTTTCACAAGCGCTAGAGGGATTCGCCAGGGCTGTTCCCTCTCGCCCTACTTGTACGTTATATTGAACAACGTATTGTCTAAGATGTTAAACAAGGCAGCTGAAGCACAGAAGTTTGAGTATCATCCGCAATGTCGAGAAGTGAAGCTCACGCATCTTAGCTACGCGGATGATATCTTAGTATTCACTGATGGTTCAACAGACTCCCTTCAAGGCGTTTTGGAGGTTATGGAACAGTTTGCGAGTGTTTCGGGACTCTACATTAACGCTTCTAAGTCATCCATATTTGCGTCTGGACAAGATGTTACCCCTCTACTTACTGAAGCTGCGGACATTGGGATCAAGGTTGGGACTCTACCAGTGCGATACTTAGGTATGCCCTTAACTACAAAGGCTATGACACGACAGGACTATGAGTCGTTGCTTGATAAGGTGCGGGGAAGAATGCTTTTTTGGAGCAACAAATGTCTGTCGTATGCTGGGCGGTTGCAATTGATTAAATCCATCATCTCGAGCATCGTAAACTTCTGGAGTCAAGCTTTTATACTTCCCAAGGCATGTTTGACTGAGATAGAGAGTATGTGTAGTGCATTCTTGTGGTCTGGTTCTCCAAATCTGACTCACAAAGCTAAGGTGGCATGGGATGACCTATGTTGTCCTATAGCTGAAGGAGGGCTGGGGTTAAGGAAGCTACATGATTCATCACGAGTGTTTGCTTTGGGTCTCATCTGGAGGATATTTTCAAACGAGGATTTTCTCTGGGTGTCTTGGATACAGCATTACCTGCTGCGCCAAAACTCTTTTTGGGATATAAAGGAGAATGGGAGAGGATCATGGATGTGGAGAAAGCTATTGAAGCTTCGTTCAGTGGCTTACCAATTCCTCAGGTATGAGATACATGATGGCAAGACTGCTTTTTTCTGGTTTGAAGATTGGTTGAAGCAAGGCAAGGTTATAGAAGTCACCGGGAAGTCGGTATATGCCATCTTGGCGTTGCTCGTAAGGCTCGGGTCTGTGATGCTGTTACACAAGCTGGCTGGAACATTAGGGGGCATAGAGGTCGATTTTTTCATGCCCTCTATGATCGCATTTAAAATACTCCGGTCCCTCACGACTCAAAAGGTAGAGATGTGGTGCTCTGGAAACATTCAGATGATGATTACAAACCCAGTTTCTCTACTGCCCGAACTTGGAATCAAATCAGAGAGAAGAAGAGTGCTGTGTTTTGGAGTAAAGGAGTTTGGTTTAGCCAAGGAGTGCCACGGTTCTCCTTTATTGTCTGGTTGGCAGTGCGCAATAGACTATCAACGGGAGACAGAAtgagagcttggggaatacagcAAGGTTGTCCTCTATGTGGTGAAAGAGATGAGACGATAGATCATCTGTTCTTCGCATGTCCTTTCTCCTTCACAGTTTAGGATACTTTAGCAAACCGACTGACTGGGAATAGGACTGATCCTGACTGGTCGGCAACGCTGCAGTTTGTGTGCAGAAACAACTTGCAAATCATGGATAAGATCCTGATAAAAATGCTGTTCCAAGCGTGTGTCTACAATGTATGAAAGGAGAGGAATACTCGTAGACACAATACTGGCATCCAAACAGCAGAACAAGTAGTGAGAATCATTGATAAGGGGATAAGGAATAGAATCACCTCTCTCCATTACAAGGTGGGTCACAAGTTGGAGGGTTTGAGAAGACATTGGTTCGAAGTTACACTTTAAATCATATGAGTTCATTCATTATACAGCCTTGTAAATGTCCTTAGGTATCCATAGCATTTGTAAATTCGTATTCTTTCTACctgatcaataaatttcacattttatcaaaaaaaaaatattacgtagaagtattttttttttaaaaaaaaggctTTCATATATAAaggcaaaagaaacaaaaagagtttCAATCCGAAGGCTATAGTTATTGGGCCTTGCCCATTACAAACCCCATAATTTACTAACCCATAGTTTAGTTTGTCGTCATTCAGTTCCTGAAAAAATCAAGTGAAGCGTAGCCAAGTCTGAAGCATCTGGGAGGAGGTTTTTGGATTTTCATGTCGAAAGCTTTGTGTCTTGTCCTTAGCTGACGATCCAAGGTAGAGAAGATGGAGTCAACCGGTTTGAAGATGTTGGAGTGAAGTCTAGCGTTTCCTCTCAATCCAAATCCAGTAGATTATAGCTTGCCAGGCGAGGAGAGTTAGCCTAGTAAGAGTAGTTGAGGCAGGGAGAGACAATAACTAGGCCATCGTTTCTTCCCAGGTACGTTTCGGCTGCAGGCCTAGTCTCCTTGTGATTAAACACCACAGATCATAGGTAGAAGTATATTGAAGCCGAATAAACAACAATGAGTCAACCGAATCACACACACAAACttattcaaaaataaacaaacataaaaatcaAGAACATAATAACAAATATTCATATCAGTGCCTCTGTGTCGCATGAGTAGTGGTCGTAGTAATAGTAGCTGGACGTGAAGAAACATGTTATTTGTTTCCTTCATCAGTAGCAAGCCCTAAAGTGTGCTTAACCGCGTCAGTAGCTCCCATTTCCATTTGCTTCACTTGCTCACCATGTGGCCCATAAACCCACCGGTCTTATCCTTACCAGCTTCTGCAGTTTCTTTGGTATACTCTGCTGCTTCTTGTGCCTTGTTCTTGATTGCTTCTCCAGTCTCCGACATGTAGCTTCCCGTTTTGTCCTTGGAGTTTTGAGCTTTCTGTTGAGTTGTTTGTGCGCCTTGAGATGTCTCGTCTTTAGCTGATTGAGCTGTTTCATGGGTTGGGTTGACCGGCCTGCTCCTTGAGTTTTGTCCTTTGCTGCCTCTGTCTTCTCCCTCATCATTCCCATAGCTTCCCCTGTCTTCTCCTAAGAGTCGATATTGAAACCAAGGTTAATTAGGTAAAAGAAGTATGCAATATAATGCACATAAATTATTTAGTACCTGAGTCTTGCCTCTGGTTTCACCAGCTTTGTAACTCTTTTCTTGATGAGAAGTCATTTTTTctcttcgatttttttttctcttctaaaaatttgaaaccaATAGAACACAAAACTTGATTGGACGATCAAACCTTTTCTAAGAACCTGTGTTGAAGATTGAACTGTGTGTCTGTGCTTTGTCTTGAACTCTTTCGTTGACATATTTTATAGCAACTCTTGGTCGGTGCGAGAACAAGCTACGTGTTGCAGACTCTCGATGTGCAGCCACCTGTCGTGATTAGGTTAAACCAACGAAGTTCGaaacttttttttgctaaactgttaatattcaaataaatgaaagagTTAGATTTACAAAATCAGAGAGCACCACTATGGCAAAAAGGTGAAAAACATAATAGAGCTAGGGAGAAGATCTGTGAAGATCAGTTATCTCAGCCAAATCAACATGAGAGGCAAAGTTCTTTCGTCTTTGTTTGGCAGTGATGATGGTCCCAATGTCACAGTCAACAAGGAAGAAAACTACAGCTGTGGAGAGAGATATTTGGTTGTGGTTGACATTATTACGCTGCTTCCACAAATGAAAGATGATGGCTTGAACTGAGATTCGGCGAAGAGTTCGAAACTTGGAGTGATGTGACATTGTTTaatgttagattcgggtttaactATGgatttccaacttaaaaccaattggcaattagtagattggccctaaccctttatatattacttaatgtcctaTTGATTTTCCAATGTGGGATACATATCCCTTAATACTCCTCCTCGAGATGATGACTCTTATTGGCCAGAAATCTCGGAAACTTTTTTAAGACAGttatactcggtcgagcgagtCAATTACGACCTATATATCCGGTCGGGTAGggttaatattaattaggggTTTAACTTATAGGATCTGGGCtatgataccatgttagattcaGGTTTAATTATGGGATTCCAACTTAAAACTActtggcaattagtggattggccctaacCTTTTATGTATTGCTTAATGTCCTATTGATTTTCCAATGTGGGATACATATCCTTAATATTTAATACTCAATTTCTTGTTTTGATGACGACCTATGTAAATCTACCACGTCATGATGAAAATGAGTTACGGATGATTCCTAGATAGTTGGCGACTCACATTCATGAATATTGATTTATTACTTAATGcgttactagattttgacccgcgcttaaaaaacgcgggtttattttttgaatttattaatttttaatataaatttttatataagatagcTTATAAGTTTGGCCATATTATTCGGAACCGAATAATCAACCcgtaccaaattgaaaaaatgaaaccaaacttgaaccaaaatttataaataaccgaacatatcaTATATCTCTAGAACCAAGATAAATAGATaccttaatttttaaaatacaaattatatacctacaaatattaattatatgtaatttctaaataaccaaatatcttaaatatactatttataagCTGAATTATCCAATAAAAACAAAtgactcaaatatttttttcaaatattaaaaaaaatatcttaataagTTCTCAAAATTCAGTCTAATTTTCCACTAAAAGGAACCAAAACACCAATAAGTGGTATCCACAGTCAAACCAGTAAACGCAGTCACCATATATAATCTAGtttcaatttaataaaaatccattatttaaaatcctttaaaatctaaaacccaTATTAACTCGTGAATCTATACCAGATGACAtggtaaaaatctaaaataacatgataatatttttcaaaatttgattaaatttctcatataaattttactaagatataaaatttaataaactacattttttttatgttatacatTCTAGTTTATAGGTTTTATAATGACTATATTAAGATTAAACTTTTgagttttagaaataaaattattattaagttGAGTATAGTTAAGTTAcctataaatgttaaaaataaataatatattttatttaaacataaaaatcatTCTAAAAATGCTATAATTTCCtcagaaaatatttatacaaaacccTTTCTCCTAATAAACCCAGTTGTAAAAGATTTTCATCACAAAAATAACCTAGGAaggttttcaaagaaaaagctctaattttgaaatataattaagcTTGTTGTTGTACTGTGAAGTATTTCTCTTATTGTAATTGAAAGTTAATATGTTTTGACCGTCGAATGgtatcatgtttttaactttctgTTAACCGTACTTGCATCATGTTTTTATGTTAGTTTGGatcataaaacatttaatatgaaTTAAAAGTATGGTATTGTTCAGATTTTAATTACCAATAAATCCAAATGTTTTTATAGTAACTGCTTTTGTAAAAGATAAATGATCGTGGGTTGTATGattattaaatcagttataaaataatctgtttttttaaataggttTAGTGGCACAAAAGTAATATTCCAAGGAAAAATAGgggtaaaatatattaatgattctgaattaataatattgatgtaTAAATCTTTGATATATTATAGTAAGTTGAGTATTAAATAAAAGCATTGGTTATtttatagttagagaaatataaggtaatTGATTAGtgtatagttagagaaatatagagTGAGaccaaaaaatagttaagtctaGTAAataggtccaacaaccttttataattagattttttgggAAATCTTCCGATGtaataactaactaaattttgacccgcgcttaaaaAGCGCGGATTTGAggtttttaatctttaataaattttaaatttagtataatattttttgtttcacattATAACTATTgacttttaatgtttttattatttattattttttatagtgTGAGATTTGTTTGAAATAGATTTAGAGATGATATGTATGTTTTTAGTAGTaaagatatttattattaaaaaaatatattttaattattgaactGTATTAACCAATGTTTTGAAAGTCTGATCGGACCGTACGATCGAACCAGTCGGATCCTGACTCGCTCTTCTAACTGGTTCTGCTAAAAACCGAATTTGAGTTAAATGGGACTTAGTTCAATATTAAAACCCAGTTTTCGCAAAttcaagttaaaaaataaaaaaaaatttgcaaattttaataagatttcatcaaaatttattattgttttctactacatatataaataaattagttttaattttaaatttttaattttatttttcatatcagttttaaaatataacattgatataattttatatctaaattaatttatagttatacttacatatatatagttacttaatttaaaattaattaaaattaagtgGTTAAACGGATTAAACCGGTCCGACCATTGACCCAGGTGCAATATTTGAATCAATGTCCTGTTCGGTTTTTAAAACATTGTTATTAACACACAAgctatcaattttaaattaaaaatgaatttttcttgcatatatttatatcatagtTACAATTATCAatttacattattataaaaccaattatttttagtattgatatagttttcaatttcagatattaaatttgtgataacatttcataaaaagaGTCAAGAAATACATGAATAACATATCACTTAAAAAGTGCAATGAACATTGTTAAGTTTGTAATACAAAGGTATGCATCATATGTTCGATAATATGTTGGGTCCAAAAATATGTACATTAATATTAATCCGTTTGTTATGactatttttttaagttgttttctgtattaagaaaataataataaaatctttaGGTAAAATATTGTTGTtagttacaatatttttttttgtacattaAAGAAATTATGAGTTGATatatagaatattattttgGCTTAAAAATAGGCTGAATTATATAGTGTTAGTCTAATTAATAGGTCCAAACAACTTtgcataagtagattttttaaaagtgattcccttttaatagtatagataagcGACGAAGTTCGAAACTCGAGAGATGTGCCATTGTTGAATATTGATAGGTCTCTTGTTTTGATGACGACCTATGTAAATCTGCCATGTCGTGGTAAAAGTTACGGATAATCCGTAGATACGTGGCGACTCACCTTCACGGAATTCATTTATTTACCTTAATGCGTTATGCAGCATGCGTTGTTTTTTGGTTAAAGCGAAAACCGGAAAAAAGATTTGTGTATCGGATATGATCCGATACATTAAAGTGCGCAAAGAATGTTACggaaaaaagtattaaaatctTCCTATTTCCAGACATCTTTGACCAAGCAGCGTTAGGGTACTACGTCCTAAAACTACTCATATCCACAAAATTTGTAGCCATATCAGTCGTCAAATTGTTTTCTACGTGTAAATGCATAGATTCAGGATTTTACTATAATAGAACTTTTGAATTGTATAAATATCACTTTAGAGCTTATCAATCCATTCAAATATTCTACAAAATTACAATCTTAACTACTAAAGACATTTACAGATCCAAAAAGAAGATGTCGTCGAACCAAGAATTAAGCTACAAGGCCGGAGAAGCCACCGGTCAAGTCCAGGTACATACAACACAAAAGGACATTTTTCGAATAATATTGTGTATTCCCACACAGACTCTAGAATCTTTTCGGATGTTCATCAAAAATGGAAAAGTAATAAGATATCAAGTTCACAGTGGTCGTATTATGCATTTTCGGTATTATTTCttaacttacaaaaaaaaactttttaagaaATCTTCAAAACTATgaccaaatatattttaaacccCAGACTGTAGTTTTATTTGCATATGCTTTGGAACAGACCTCAATATAGTTTTTGTTTGTGCACCACCtcaacataattttatattatcactattattttaaatttttctaatcGGTCAATTCTAGTTTCTGTATCAGGTTTTAagtgaatataatacattttaaattacaGCTGAAGAAGGAAGAGTGCTTGGACAATGTATCACACTCAATGAATAAGAATGCTGATCATCACACTCAGTTGCAGTCACACTCGGAACATGATCAGAACAATCCGTCCCTAATTTCTCAGGCCTCTAATGTCATCCAACAGgtctattcttcttcttcttcttcttctttttttttgttttcattattattGATGAATGTAGGAATAGACATATGGCATTTGTACCTACTGACATCATTACTGTTGATTGTGGAGTGTAGACAGGTGGACAAGTGAAGAATATGGCACAAGGAGCAGCAGACGCTGTGAAGAACAGTCTCGGGATGAGTCCAGCCACCAACAACCCTAGCAGCCCTGCTGGCATGACCCGCCCAAGCAACCCTAGCTCCAGGAATAATTAAAGAAGTGTTTGGCCTGATCTTCTCAATATAAACAAAAACGCATGCtgtaattttggttttttttgtttgtttaagtttctaaatttttgttatttaaaaaaatatgttattttaaaaaaattattgtacgCATTGAGACATTTTAAGTGCCTCATTCACAATAAACCGTAATTAGTAATGTTTATTTCTTATGAATTGATGTGTCAAATGTGACAGATCTTCTGTTCCAAATTCTGGTGTCAGTGTGTATTATATATAAGAGTCTATATATAACAGAAGAAGCTTGAGCAAGAATCTATATATAACAGAAGAAGCTTGAGCGAGAAGGTCTTAGCAAATTAGTCAAATACTATTACtgaatttaaattagttaaatacTGTTGGGATTACAAAATCTCATGTCCAACGCTATTTTATTGTCTACTTTGGGCCTAAGAGACTGGCCCGCATGGATTACTTTTGGTTTTGGGCTCTTTTCTAAAAGGCCTAGTACTATTAAAGTTGGatttctctttatatattagattttttctttgtCTAATATTCGAAATGAGACTTAACTTGTTATCTCACATTCTCCCCCTCAAGCTAAGGATCACATCCATCTCGTGTGTTTCCTTCGGCGAATCATCTTTGGCACCACCTTGTACCGGTAATCACATAGCTTCCTTTGAGAATGATCTTTCTCCGACAACATCACAGATTCCATGATCTTCTAACTAATATATGCCAaacttttttattcttctttaaAGGATCCCGTTCTTACTTAAGGATATTGTGGTCTTCTTGCAGATCTTcgtcaacctggctctgataccaattgttgggattaCGAAATCCCATGTGCAACTCTATCTTATcttattagtacgatattgtccactttgggtcTAAAAGACTgacccgcatggatttacttttggttttggGCTCCTTTCCCaaaggcctcgtactattagaATTAGacttctctttatatattagatttttttttgtctaatatcCGATGTGGAACTTAACTTGTTATCTCACAAATATTATTACtgaatttaattatttcaacaaCAAAATATTCTTATTTCTGTTGGTATGTGATGCAGCAAGATATTTAGAAATTatccaaatatatttattattcattagttTACATAGATACTAACTTCTTAttgtatttttctatattttaatagtttttttattttaattgagaTTAGAATTTTCAGAGATTTAaagatttattataaataggcATCTAAGCTAAATTGTATGcagtttgatttgattaataaagaGCTTTGTCTTTTGAGAAAATAATATTCTACATTTCTTGTATTGATTTGATTAGATTTATCAACCAAAAAACAAATCCCAAGCGAAAATTCTCTAGAATTCTTTGGTTGAGCTGGCAGGTCTCAAACGTGGTTTCTATGACTTCTTGGTTGAGCTGTTTATTGACTGATATACAAATACAGGAAAAGAAAAACCTGAATCTTGTATAATGCCACTAGCTTTCGGTATTGTTTTGatcaaaccgaaccgaagtat
The sequence above is drawn from the Brassica napus cultivar Da-Ae chromosome A8, Da-Ae, whole genome shotgun sequence genome and encodes:
- the LOC106414287 gene encoding LOW QUALITY PROTEIN: late embryogenesis abundant protein 7 (The sequence of the model RefSeq protein was modified relative to this genomic sequence to represent the inferred CDS: inserted 2 bases in 2 codons; substituted 1 base at 1 genomic stop codon), encoding MTSHQEKSYKAGETRGKTQEKTGEAMGMMREKTEAAKDKTQGAGRSTQXHETAQSAKDETSQGAQTTQQKAQNSKDKTGSYMSETGEAIKNKAQEAAEYTKETAEAGKDKTGGFMGHXGEQVKQMEMGATDAVKHTLGLATDEGNKXHVSSRPATITTTTTHATQRH
- the LOC111199747 gene encoding late embryogenesis abundant protein 1-like, encoding MSSNQELSYKAGEATGQVQLKKEECLDNVSHSMNKNADHHTQLQSHSEHDQNNPSLISQASNVIQQTGGQVKNMAQGAADAVKNSLGMSPATNNPSSPAGMTRPSNPSSRNN